The following proteins are co-located in the Sporolactobacillus pectinivorans genome:
- a CDS encoding metal-dependent hydrolase: MDTATHIVMGFGLAGLATLDPAVAGDPTTFHAIVLGAVAGSVIPDIDTVLKLKNNAAYIRNHRGMTHSLPATLFWPFAISALALVLSPDVNAIHILLWTMLAVSLHVFVDIFNAYGTQAIRPLTSRWIALGTINIFDPFIFSLHLMGFAIWQTVGHPGVTFATIYAILAVYYILRGIQHHQMVQYVRRQLPDLTKVYLSPTMRWTHYHVAAESAERFYVGKLDGKKLVLIDAFEREPINFDNKMIRLASRDKNVRAFLSFSPIYRWSTYERNGHFVIQLTDLRYFSRGMYPFTATVWIGQNMKVQSSFTGWVYSEKKLQKKLVLARSK, encoded by the coding sequence ATGGATACAGCCACTCATATTGTGATGGGTTTCGGCCTTGCAGGGCTGGCAACTCTTGATCCGGCAGTTGCCGGAGATCCAACAACGTTCCATGCGATCGTGCTGGGTGCAGTTGCAGGATCCGTCATTCCCGACATTGATACTGTTTTAAAATTAAAAAATAATGCGGCATATATTCGTAATCACCGGGGAATGACCCATTCCCTTCCGGCGACGCTGTTTTGGCCGTTTGCAATATCTGCGCTCGCACTGGTTCTTTCTCCAGACGTGAATGCCATTCACATTCTGCTCTGGACAATGCTTGCCGTTTCACTTCATGTGTTTGTAGATATTTTCAATGCCTATGGGACTCAGGCAATCCGCCCGCTGACCAGCCGCTGGATTGCACTCGGCACGATCAATATTTTCGATCCGTTCATTTTCAGCCTTCACTTAATGGGATTTGCAATCTGGCAGACGGTTGGCCATCCCGGTGTCACGTTTGCAACTATTTATGCAATACTTGCTGTCTATTATATACTCCGGGGCATTCAGCATCATCAGATGGTTCAGTATGTCAGACGCCAGCTTCCGGATCTGACCAAGGTTTACTTGTCTCCGACAATGCGCTGGACGCATTATCATGTGGCAGCGGAAAGTGCCGAACGTTTTTACGTCGGTAAGCTTGACGGCAAGAAGCTGGTATTAATTGATGCATTTGAACGTGAGCCGATCAATTTTGATAATAAAATGATTCGTCTGGCCAGCCGTGATAAAAATGTCCGCGCATTCCTGTCATTTTCACCCATCTATCGTTGGAGCACCTATGAAAGAAACGGACATTTCGTGATCCAGCTCACAGATCTCCGTTATTTTTCCAGAGGCATGTATCCCTTTACAGCAACAGTCTGGATTGGACAGAATATGAAAGTCCAGAGTTCATTCACCGGATGGGTTTACAGTGAGAAGAAACTGCAGAAGAAACTTGTGCTTGCCCGATCAAAATAA
- a CDS encoding YfhH family protein, whose amino-acid sequence MEQRFSEMTPFELTQKIGAFTDQARKSEQLGMVSELAVYERKIDMARAYLMDPEDFKSGQTYFVRDLAFKIHHMKGILAWGGFEGSEKLYAYPISLLKKKK is encoded by the coding sequence ATGGAACAGCGTTTTAGTGAAATGACTCCTTTTGAGCTGACTCAAAAAATTGGGGCGTTTACTGATCAGGCACGAAAATCGGAGCAGCTTGGCATGGTCAGCGAGCTGGCTGTTTATGAACGCAAAATAGATATGGCAAGAGCGTATCTCATGGATCCGGAAGATTTCAAATCCGGGCAGACCTATTTTGTAAGGGATCTTGCGTTCAAAATTCACCATATGAAAGGCATTTTAGCCTGGGGAGGATTTGAAGGCTCCGAAAAACTGTACGCCTATCCGATTTCGCTGCTTAAAAAGAAAAAATGA